The following proteins are co-located in the Apium graveolens cultivar Ventura chromosome 5, ASM990537v1, whole genome shotgun sequence genome:
- the LOC141723458 gene encoding chloroplastic group IIA intron splicing facilitator CRS1, chloroplastic isoform X2, which produces MSSILFLPAPSSNFLHNSTSIPPKINIFSTFNHNRKDDKIKVKSCDPDDSFSAEVDLGTKLPSAPWMKRSPVVVEEKKFSKSRNDRNFRSDEGEENEGRQSLTERVRGGRGKKAMHKIFRGIGKLQESCDLDESEEFRKSPDQIKLDFLMGGFEEDEFSGSGEQMPWERDERIFFRRVKKEKVVTAAELSLDSEVLERLRGEAAKMKKWIKVKQAGVTWEIVSQIRCIWRNNELVMLKFDLPLCRNMDRAREIVEFKTGGLVVWSKKDAHVIYRGSIYQYPKPYIRKIDKLGTNEGKEEIISIDGSLYEREADRLLDGLGPRFIDWWRPNPLPVDADLLAEVVPEFRPPFRLCPPKTRSKLTDDELTYLRRLSRPLPTHFVLGRNRKLQGLAAAILKLWEKCHIAKIALKLGVPNTNNAEMADELKCLTGGVLILRNKFIIIIYRGKDFLPCRVANLVVERELELRSCQLQEEAARAEAIENICLTVEPSNYGSTVGSLSEFQDIQSDSDLEGEDKKVNIQFEAEKRKLEKELRQQKHNLSKLKMKIGRSSRNLLQLNSAWKPAALDSDQEIVTPEERECLRKIGLKMDSTLVLGRRGVFDGVIEGLHQHWKHKEVVKVITKQKVFSHIVNTAKLLQRQSGGILISVEKLKEGHAIILYRGKNYRRPLKLVSPNLLNKREALERSLEMQRVGSLKHFAYQRERAISDLKRELAEVQEEK; this is translated from the exons ATGAGCTCCATTCTTTTTCTTCCTGCTCCTTCATCAAACTTTCTTCACAATTCCACTTCAATTCCACCCAAAATCAATATCTTTAGTACTTTTAATCACAATAGAAAAGATGATAAAATAAAGGTTAAATCTTGTGACCCTGATGATTCTTTTTCAGCAGAGGTTGATTTGGGTACTAAATTGCCTTCAGCTCCATGGATGAAGAGAAGCCCTGTTGTTGTTGAGGAgaaaaaattttcaaaatcaagaaaCGATAGAAACTTTAGGAGTGATGAAGGTGAAGAAAATGAGGGTAGGCAGTCATTGACTGAGAGAGTTAGAGGTGGGAGAGGAAAGAAAGCAATGCACAAGATTTTTCGGGGAATTGGGAAACTTCAAGAAAGTTGTGATTTGGATGAGAGTGAGGAATTTAGGAAAAGCCCTGATCAGATTAAATTGGATTTTTTGATGGGAGGGTTTGAGGAGGATGAGTTTTCGGGTTCCGGGGAGCAAATGCCTTGGGAAAGAGATGAGAGGATTTTCTTTAGGAGGGTGAAGAAAGAGAAAGTGGTGACCGCTGCTGAATTGAGTCTTGATAGTGAGGTACTTGAGAGGTTGAGAGGTGAGGCTGCAAAAATGAAGAAGTGGATTAAGGTGAAGCAAGCTGGGGTGACTTGGGAGATTGTTAGTCAGATAAGATGTATTTGGAGGAATAATGAGCTTGTCATGCTTAAATTTGATCTTCCCTTGTGTCGGAACATGGACAGAGCTCGAGAGATTGTAGAG TTCAAGACTGGAGGATTAGTTGTGTGGAGTAAGAAAGATGCACATGTTATCTATAGAGGATCCATATATCAATATCCAAAACCTTATATCAGGAAGATTGACAAGTTGG GTACAAATGAAGGTAAAGAGGAGATCATTTCAATTGATGGATCACTATATGAAAGGGAAGCTGATAGATTATTGGATGGATTGGGACCTCGTTTCATTGATTGGTGGAGACCAAATCCTTTGCCGGTTGACGCAGACTTGCTTGCCGAAGTGGTTCCAGAATTTAGACCACCATTTAGGCTCTGCCCACCAAAAACTAGATCGAAGCTGACTGATGATGAACTTACATACCTAAGGAGACTTTCTCGTCCTTTACCCACACATTTTGTTTTAG GAAGAAACAGAAAACTTCAAGGCTTGGCTGCAGCCATTTTGAAACTGTGGGAGAAATGTCATATTGCGAAGATTGCTTTGAAGTTGGGAGTTCCTAATACAAACAATGCAGAAATGGCAGACGAGCTCAAG TGTCTGACAGGAGGAGTTCTAATATTGCGTAATAAGTTCATTATAATAATTTACAGAGGCAAGGACTTTCTTCCTTGCAGAGTTGCAAACCTTGTGGTAGAGAGAGAATTGGAGCTTAGAAGCTGCCAACTTCAAGAAGAAGCTGCACGGGCTGAAGCAATTGAAAACATTTGTTTGACTGTTGAACCATCAAATTATGGCAGCACTGTGGGATCCCTGTCAGAGTTCCAGGATATTCAGTCAGACAGTGACCTGGAAGGTGAAGATAAGAAGGTGAATATTCAATTTGAAGCCGAAAAGAGGAAACTCGAGAAGGAACTGAGACAGCAAAAGCACAATCTTTCAAAG CTCAAAATGAAGATAGGGAGGTCAAGCAGAAATCTACTGCAGCTAAATTCAGCATGGAAACCTGCTGCTCTGGACTCTGACCAGGAAATAGTAACCCCCGAGGAGAGAGAATGTTTAAGGAAGATAGGTCTGAAGATGGATAGCACCTTGGTGCTTG GTAGGCGAGGGGTGTTTGATGGTGTAATAGAAGGATTGCATCAGCACTGGAAGCACAAAGAAGTAGTCAAGGTGATTACAAAGCAGAAAGTGTTCTCCCATATTGTAAATACAGCAAAACTTCTTCAAAGACAAAGCGGTGGGATACTTATTTCGGTAGAGAAGCTGAAAGAAGGCCATGCTATAATTTTGTATCGTGGGAAAAATTATAGACGCCCTTTAAAGTTGGTATCCCCAAATCTTTTAAATAAAAGAGAAGCATTAGAAAGGTCACTTGAAATGCAGCGAGTTGGA TCGTTGAAGCATTTTGCATATCAGAGAGAAAGGGCAATCTCAGATTTGAAAAGAGAACTA GCTGAAGTGCAAGAGGAAAAATGA
- the LOC141723459 gene encoding LEAF RUST 10 DISEASE-RESISTANCE LOCUS RECEPTOR-LIKE PROTEIN KINASE-like 1.2 isoform X1, whose product MHPYIFPSSFLFLVILIFTLGHLPTSLCQVDSQYEACNKRFRCSNFPILDYPFWGGDRPAYCGHPDFQLSCQGNVTFINMTSRQYRVLGVDARSQLITVAREDLWNSTCPSVFYNTDLDYRIFEHPSGDQNLTLLYDCNTGLGQQYKFACEVNGTSRDSYFLTRALLAPNLPLLSCSQTIRVPINGTSVQSLTSPTSTEDDLKEVLKAGFGLNWDANDDDCNACARSGGRCGFNSSTSSLACYCIDRPYPSLCNVTASTNGKQSKSSSKTLPIVLSVVGAIVAIIAIGWSVFFCRQRRKQRIAQSATLIEIKDLQTTPSAKSLTTTTSTHFTKSIPSYPSSGFESGKGSTYFGVQVFNYRELEEATDNFNPSRELGDGGFGTVYYGTLQDGRVVAVKRLYENNFKRVEQFMNEVEILTKLNHKNLVKLYGCTSKRSRDLILVYEYIPNGTVADHLHGKQANSGLLSWSVRLKIAIETAEALAYLHVSGIIHRDVKSNNILLDNSFCVKVADFGLSRLNPNNATHVSTAPQGTPGYVDPEYYKLFQLTDKSDVYSFGVVLVELISSLPALDTSRDRFDINLASMAISKIQNQTINELIDRRLGFESNTSVEKMTTLVAELAFRCLQEEKDLRPTMQEVVETLKGIQYEDSDVQKTGVLDIVAEEVAPLKGKGGSFSPDSVADKWISNSTSIHSEEIMVTY is encoded by the exons ATGCATCCCTATATATTTCCGTCTTCGTTTCTCTTCCTTGTCATCTTAATTTTCACTCTTGGTCATCTACCGACGAGTCTGTGTCAGGTTGATTCACAATATGAGGCCTGCAATAAGCGTTTTCGATGCTCCAATTTTCCTATTCTTGATTACCCTTTTTGGGGAGGTGACCGACCGGCCTACTGTGGGCATCCAGATTTCCAGCTAAGTTGCCAAGGTAATGTCACTTTTATAAATATGACGTCAAGACAATATCGAGTTCTTGGAGTAGATGCTCGATCTCAGCTTATTACCGTTGCTAGAGAAGACTTGTGGAACAGTACATGTCCAAGCGTTTTCTACAACACGGACTTGGATTACAGAATTTTCGAGCATCCTTCTGGCGATCAGAACTTGACGTTGTTATATGATTGCAACACAGGCCTTGGTCAACAATATAAGTTTGCTTGCGAGGTTAATGGAACAAGCAGGGACAGCTATTTCTTAACAAGGGCTTTACTAGCACCTAACCTACCTCTGTTATCCTGCAGCCAAACTATTCGTGTTCCTATCAATGGAACATCGGTCCAATCATTAACTAGTCCGACGTCAACAGAAGATGACCTGAAGGAAGTTCTTAAAGCTGGTTTTGGGTTGAATTGGGATGCAAATGACGACGACTGTAATGCATGTGCCCGATCAGGTGGGCGTTGCGGCTTTAACTCAAGTACCTCATCCCTTGCTTGCTACTGCATTGATCGTCCTTATCCATCTCTGTGCAACGTGACCGCCTCGACTAATG GAAAACAGAGCAAATCAAGTTCAAAAACATTACCCATAG TCCTCTCTGTGGTAGGTGCTATCGTTGCTATCATTGCAATTGGATGGTCAGTCTTCTTCTGTAGGCAAAGGAGAAAACAAAGAATTGCCCAGTCTGCAACACTCATTGAAATCAAAGACCTTCAGACTACTCCTTCGGCCAAATCTCTTACTACCACAACATCAACTCATTTCACCAAAAGCATACCTTCTTATCCCTCCTCGGGATTTGAGTCAGGAAAgggaagcacctactttggagttCAGGTCTTTAACTATAGAGAACTCGAGGAGGCCACTGATAATTTTAATCCATCCAGAGAACTCGGAGATGGAGGCTTCGGTACTGTATACTACG GCACACTTCAAGATGGTCGTGTAGTGGCAGTTAAGAGACTATATGAAAACAATTTTAAGCGTGTTGAGCAGTTTATGAATGAAGTTGAAATCCTGACAAAATTAAATCATAAAAACCTAGTAAAGTTGTACGGATGCACTTCAAAGAGAAGCCGAGACCTCATCCTTGTCTATGAATATATACCAAATGGAACAGTAGCTGATCATCTACACGGTAAACAAGCAAATTCAGGTTTGCTCTCTTGGTCTGTCAGATTGAAGATTGCCATAGAAACAGCTGAAGCGTTGGCTTATCTGCATGTCTCTGGTATCATTCATCGTGATGTCAAAAGTAACAACATTCTCCTGGACAACAGCTTCTGCGTCAAAGTTGCTGATTTTGGGTTGTCTAGATTGAATCCAAATAATGCCACTCACGTTTCGACCGCTCCACAAGGGACACCTGGATATGTTGATCCTGAGTATTACAAACTTTTCCAACTCACTGACAAGAGTGATGTCTATAGTTTTGGAGTGGTCTTAGTTGAGCTTATATCTTCATTACCAGCTTTGGACACCAGCAGGGACCGATTTGATATAAATTTGGCTAGTATGGCTATCAGTAAAATCCAGAACCAGACAATCAACGAGTTAATTGATCGAAGACTAGGATTTGAAAGCAATACTTCAGTAGAAAAGATGACTACATTGGTGGCAGAGTTAGCATTCCGATGTTTGCAAGAGGAGAAGGATCTAAGACCGACAATGCAGGAAGTGGTTGAAACATTGAAGGGGATACAATATGAAGATTCTGATGTTCAGAAAACGGGAGTATTGGACATTGTGGCGGAGGAGGTTGCACCCTTGAAGGGTAAGGGAGGTTCATTCTCACCAGATTCGGTGGCTGACAAATGGATTAGCAACTCCACATCTATTCATAGTGAAGAGATTATGGTTACATACTGA
- the LOC141723458 gene encoding chloroplastic group IIA intron splicing facilitator CRS1, chloroplastic isoform X1 → MSSILFLPAPSSNFLHNSTSIPPKINIFSTFNHNRKDDKIKVKSCDPDDSFSAEVDLGTKLPSAPWMKRSPVVVEEKKFSKSRNDRNFRSDEGEENEGRQSLTERVRGGRGKKAMHKIFRGIGKLQESCDLDESEEFRKSPDQIKLDFLMGGFEEDEFSGSGEQMPWERDERIFFRRVKKEKVVTAAELSLDSEVLERLRGEAAKMKKWIKVKQAGVTWEIVSQIRCIWRNNELVMLKFDLPLCRNMDRAREIVEFKTGGLVVWSKKDAHVIYRGSIYQYPKPYIRKIDKLGTNEGKEEIISIDGSLYEREADRLLDGLGPRFIDWWRPNPLPVDADLLAEVVPEFRPPFRLCPPKTRSKLTDDELTYLRRLSRPLPTHFVLGRNRKLQGLAAAILKLWEKCHIAKIALKLGVPNTNNAEMADELKCLTGGVLILRNKFIIIIYRGKDFLPCRVANLVVERELELRSCQLQEEAARAEAIENICLTVEPSNYGSTVGSLSEFQDIQSDSDLEGEDKKVNIQFEAEKRKLEKELRQQKHNLSKLKMKIGRSSRNLLQLNSAWKPAALDSDQEIVTPEERECLRKIGLKMDSTLVLGRRGVFDGVIEGLHQHWKHKEVVKVITKQKVFSHIVNTAKLLQRQSGGILISVEKLKEGHAIILYRGKNYRRPLKLVSPNLLNKREALERSLEMQRVGSLKHFAYQRERAISDLKRELFVNMQAEVQEEK, encoded by the exons ATGAGCTCCATTCTTTTTCTTCCTGCTCCTTCATCAAACTTTCTTCACAATTCCACTTCAATTCCACCCAAAATCAATATCTTTAGTACTTTTAATCACAATAGAAAAGATGATAAAATAAAGGTTAAATCTTGTGACCCTGATGATTCTTTTTCAGCAGAGGTTGATTTGGGTACTAAATTGCCTTCAGCTCCATGGATGAAGAGAAGCCCTGTTGTTGTTGAGGAgaaaaaattttcaaaatcaagaaaCGATAGAAACTTTAGGAGTGATGAAGGTGAAGAAAATGAGGGTAGGCAGTCATTGACTGAGAGAGTTAGAGGTGGGAGAGGAAAGAAAGCAATGCACAAGATTTTTCGGGGAATTGGGAAACTTCAAGAAAGTTGTGATTTGGATGAGAGTGAGGAATTTAGGAAAAGCCCTGATCAGATTAAATTGGATTTTTTGATGGGAGGGTTTGAGGAGGATGAGTTTTCGGGTTCCGGGGAGCAAATGCCTTGGGAAAGAGATGAGAGGATTTTCTTTAGGAGGGTGAAGAAAGAGAAAGTGGTGACCGCTGCTGAATTGAGTCTTGATAGTGAGGTACTTGAGAGGTTGAGAGGTGAGGCTGCAAAAATGAAGAAGTGGATTAAGGTGAAGCAAGCTGGGGTGACTTGGGAGATTGTTAGTCAGATAAGATGTATTTGGAGGAATAATGAGCTTGTCATGCTTAAATTTGATCTTCCCTTGTGTCGGAACATGGACAGAGCTCGAGAGATTGTAGAG TTCAAGACTGGAGGATTAGTTGTGTGGAGTAAGAAAGATGCACATGTTATCTATAGAGGATCCATATATCAATATCCAAAACCTTATATCAGGAAGATTGACAAGTTGG GTACAAATGAAGGTAAAGAGGAGATCATTTCAATTGATGGATCACTATATGAAAGGGAAGCTGATAGATTATTGGATGGATTGGGACCTCGTTTCATTGATTGGTGGAGACCAAATCCTTTGCCGGTTGACGCAGACTTGCTTGCCGAAGTGGTTCCAGAATTTAGACCACCATTTAGGCTCTGCCCACCAAAAACTAGATCGAAGCTGACTGATGATGAACTTACATACCTAAGGAGACTTTCTCGTCCTTTACCCACACATTTTGTTTTAG GAAGAAACAGAAAACTTCAAGGCTTGGCTGCAGCCATTTTGAAACTGTGGGAGAAATGTCATATTGCGAAGATTGCTTTGAAGTTGGGAGTTCCTAATACAAACAATGCAGAAATGGCAGACGAGCTCAAG TGTCTGACAGGAGGAGTTCTAATATTGCGTAATAAGTTCATTATAATAATTTACAGAGGCAAGGACTTTCTTCCTTGCAGAGTTGCAAACCTTGTGGTAGAGAGAGAATTGGAGCTTAGAAGCTGCCAACTTCAAGAAGAAGCTGCACGGGCTGAAGCAATTGAAAACATTTGTTTGACTGTTGAACCATCAAATTATGGCAGCACTGTGGGATCCCTGTCAGAGTTCCAGGATATTCAGTCAGACAGTGACCTGGAAGGTGAAGATAAGAAGGTGAATATTCAATTTGAAGCCGAAAAGAGGAAACTCGAGAAGGAACTGAGACAGCAAAAGCACAATCTTTCAAAG CTCAAAATGAAGATAGGGAGGTCAAGCAGAAATCTACTGCAGCTAAATTCAGCATGGAAACCTGCTGCTCTGGACTCTGACCAGGAAATAGTAACCCCCGAGGAGAGAGAATGTTTAAGGAAGATAGGTCTGAAGATGGATAGCACCTTGGTGCTTG GTAGGCGAGGGGTGTTTGATGGTGTAATAGAAGGATTGCATCAGCACTGGAAGCACAAAGAAGTAGTCAAGGTGATTACAAAGCAGAAAGTGTTCTCCCATATTGTAAATACAGCAAAACTTCTTCAAAGACAAAGCGGTGGGATACTTATTTCGGTAGAGAAGCTGAAAGAAGGCCATGCTATAATTTTGTATCGTGGGAAAAATTATAGACGCCCTTTAAAGTTGGTATCCCCAAATCTTTTAAATAAAAGAGAAGCATTAGAAAGGTCACTTGAAATGCAGCGAGTTGGA TCGTTGAAGCATTTTGCATATCAGAGAGAAAGGGCAATCTCAGATTTGAAAAGAGAACTA TTTGTTAATATGCAGGCTGAAGTGCAAGAGGAAAAATGA
- the LOC141723461 gene encoding LEAF RUST 10 DISEASE-RESISTANCE LOCUS RECEPTOR-LIKE PROTEIN KINASE-like 1.3 yields MDFQFLSWFSLYSVLLLLRTLVFMQVLQCSSHPDEWYQTCGATFSCGTITGVGYPFRGNGDPEYCGYPNFLLICNEDNTTSIRLMNVTYRVLKIDQATQIMKIAREDVMESTCPQELVNTTFNYAVYDYTSAYMNITFLYGCPVSVKFQSPNFFSCGSKEYDSVGVVSGVQGPGNCNYSVVVPVLKTGTEGSFSLTHLDQLLQEGFEVRWKMDGKACSDCTKTGGRCGYSFSTNQTTCFCPGQPYLSDSCSATKRASPGPVFS; encoded by the exons atggattttcagttcctttccTGGTTTTCTTTGTATTCTGTCCTTCTGTTACTAAGAACACTGGTTTTTATGCAAGTTTTGCAATGTTCTAGTCACCCAGATGAGTGGTACCAAACTTGCGGTGCTACATTCAGCTGTGGCACCATCACTGGAGTTGGATATCCTTTTCGGGGCAATGGTGATCCAGAGTATTGTGGATATCCCAATTTTTTGCTTATATGTAACGAAGATAACACGACTAGTATTCGATTAATGAACGTGACATATCGTGTATTAAAAATTGATCAAGCTACTCAGATTATGAAGATTGCTAGAGAGGATGTGATGGAGTCAACTTGTCCACAGGAACTAGTAAACACGACCTTCAACTATGCAGTCTATGATTATACTTCTGCTTATATGAATATTACGTTTCTCTATGGTTGTCCGGTTTCAGTTAAATTTCAAAGTCCAAATTTTTTTTCTTGTGGGAGTAAAGAGTATGATAGTGTTGGTGTAGTTTCTGGCGTTCAAGGCCCTGGAAACTGTAATTACAGTGTTGTTGTTCCAGTTCTAAAGACAGGTACAGAAGGATCTTTCAGTTTAACACATTTGGATCAACTTCTTCAAGAGGGGTTTGAAGTTAGATGGAAAATGGACGGGAAAGCATGCAGCGACTGCACCAAAACAGGTGGACGATGTGGATACAGCTTTTCTACTAATCAAACAACTTGCTTTTGCCCTGGCCAACCGTACCTTTCAGATTCCTGCTCCGCAACAAAGAGAGCTTCACCTGGTCCAG TTTTTTCATAA
- the LOC141723460 gene encoding putative glutamine amidotransferase GAT1_2.1, whose translation MSTDLSVILPRVLIVSRRSLRKNKFVDFVGEYHLDLIVGYGAVPVIVPRVTGVHMLLDSFEPIHGVLLCEGEDIDPSHYQAETCGLSLQELDEIRKVHASDTAIDKEKDTIELSLAKLCLERNIPYLGICRGSQVLNVACGGTLYQDIGKELTINCCEDRRVVHMDYDNYDGHRHGVKVVKNTPLSDWFKDSLEDEEMEIRVNSYHHQGVKKLAQRFMPMAFAPDGLVEGFYDPDAYNPDEGKFIMGLQFHPERMRKPDSDEFDYPGCPAAYKEFVKAVVAYQKRLNSTTSVPRSLKLDQEMEKKRKVIVRSFSLARDIYAAGNERNPFKDSELEPGAEFLESNTALSLQQETRLKQMGATVRNASSYSQKLKLNAERERLAKTVIEKMSIEQLSDLMSFYHMMGQLCSDVLDRKLHGVVNDLGS comes from the exons ATGTCAACAGACCTCTCTGTGATTTTACCTCGTGTTTTAATTGTCTCTCGACGTAGCCTTCGCAAGAACAAGTTTGTCGACTTCGTTG GTGAATATCATCTTGATCTTATAGTTGGTTATGGAGCTGTACCTGTGATTGTGCCCCGGGTGACTGGGGTCCACATGTTATTGGACAGCTTTGAGCCAATTCACGGGGTTCTTCTTTGTGAGGGAGAGGACATTGATCCTTCTCATTACCAAGCCGAAACTTGTGGCTTGTCTTTACAGGAATTAGATGAGATTAGGAAAGTGCATGCTAGTGATACTGCAATTGATAAAGAAAAAGATACGATTGAGTTGAGCCTGGCTAAGCTTTGTCTCGAAAGAAATATCCCGTATTTGGGAATTTGTAGGGGTTCACAAGTCTTGAATGTTGCGTGTGGGGGTACTCTTTATCAAGACATTGGTAAGGAATTGACGATAAATTGTTGTGAGGATCGGAGGGTTGTGCATATGGATTATGATAATTATGATGGGCATAGGCATGGGGTTAAGGTTGTGAAGAACACGCCGTTGAGTGATTGGTTTAAGGATTCTTTGGAGGATGAGGAAATGGAGATTCGGGTTAATAGTTATCACCATCAAGGAGTTAAGAAGTTGGCGCAACGTTTCATGCCTATGGCATTTGCACCTGATGGGCTGGTTGAAGGGTTTTATGATCCTGATGCGTATAATCCGGATGAGGGGAAGTTTATTATGGGGCTGCAGTTTCACCCCGAGCGAATGAGGAAGCCTGATTCTGATGAGTTTGATTATCCAGGATGCCCTGCTGCTTACAAG GAGTTTGTTAAAGCAGTGGTAGCTTATCAGAAAAGGCTTAATAGCACAACAAGTGTGCCAAGATCTCTTAAACTTGATCAAgagatggagaagaagaggaaagTTATAGTTAGAAGTTTCTCCCTGGCACGAGATATATACGCAGCTGGAAATGAGAGGAATCCATTTAAAGACTCTGAACTTGAACCGGGAGCTGAATTTCTGGAG TCAAACACAGCTTTGAGTTTGCAACAAGAGACTAGGTTAAAGCAGATGGGTGCAACGGTGAGAAATGCTTCTTCCTACTCTCAGAAACTGAAGTTAAATGCGGAGAGGGAAAGGTTAGCAAAAACTGTGATAGAGAAAATGTCAATTGAACAGTTATCGGATCTCATGTCATTTTATCACATGATGGGGCAGTTATGTTCCGATGTTCTGGATAGAAAACTTCATGGCGTGGTCAACGATCTTGGTTCTTGA
- the LOC141723459 gene encoding LEAF RUST 10 DISEASE-RESISTANCE LOCUS RECEPTOR-LIKE PROTEIN KINASE-like 1.2 isoform X2 has translation MHHPFILLLLLLLISAATPSFTAHDSTSYPNCTNTFSCGPIQNITYPFTGGDRPNYCGPPQFHLTCPNTNTFPELTFNSLTYRVLHINQTHQTLNLARSDLYNTSCPQKFINDTLNSSVFTVGEDNVMLNLIYGCVPSSLNSPLLNVFSCNVNGVEASNAYYFVGLVPVINFIRCAVSVVVPILGIAGERLRSSLATLDDVLALGFRVNYSDPYGDDCLNCSLLGGQCGFLTNPIRPVCICQNKVCVDAGKQSKSSSKTLPIVLSVVGAIVAIIAIGWSVFFCRQRRKQRIAQSATLIEIKDLQTTPSAKSLTTTTSTHFTKSIPSYPSSGFESGKGSTYFGVQVFNYRELEEATDNFNPSRELGDGGFGTVYYGTLQDGRVVAVKRLYENNFKRVEQFMNEVEILTKLNHKNLVKLYGCTSKRSRDLILVYEYIPNGTVADHLHGKQANSGLLSWSVRLKIAIETAEALAYLHVSGIIHRDVKSNNILLDNSFCVKVADFGLSRLNPNNATHVSTAPQGTPGYVDPEYYKLFQLTDKSDVYSFGVVLVELISSLPALDTSRDRFDINLASMAISKIQNQTINELIDRRLGFESNTSVEKMTTLVAELAFRCLQEEKDLRPTMQEVVETLKGIQYEDSDVQKTGVLDIVAEEVAPLKGKGGSFSPDSVADKWISNSTSIHSEEIMVTY, from the exons ATGCACCACCCCTTCAttctcctcctcctcctcctcctcatcTCCGCCGCTACGCCGTCATTCACCGCCCACGACTCCACCTCATATCCCAATTGCACCAACACTTTCTCATGCGGCCCAATCCAAAACATCACTTACCCATTCACAGGTGGTGATCGGCCCAATTACTGTGGCCCACCTCAATTCCATCTCACTTGTCCTAACACCAACACTTTCCCCGAGTTAACATTCAACTCACTCACTTACAGAGTTCTTCACATCAATCAAACTCACCAAACCCTAAACCTAGCTAGGTCTGATCTTTATAACACCTCTTGTCCTCAAAAATTCATTAATGACACCCTCAATTCTAGTGTTTTTACTGTTGGTGAAGATAATGTGATGCTTAATTTGATTTACGGGTGTGTTCCATCGTCGTTGAATTCTCCATTGTTGAATGTGTTTAGTTGTAATGTGAATGGTGTTGAGGCTAGTAATGCTTATTATTTTGTTGGATTGGTTCCGGTCATCAACTTTATTCGGTGTGCTGTCAGTGTTGTCGTTCCAATACTTGGGATAGCTGGAGAAAGGCTCAGGAGTAGTTTAGCTACTCTGGACGATGTTTTAGCATTGGGGTTTAGAGTGAATTATAGTGATCCTTATGGCGATGATTGTTTGAATTGTAGTCTGTTGGGTGGGCAATGTGGGTTTTTGACTAATCCGATCCGGCCTGTTTGCATTTGTCAAAATAAAGTGTGTGTTGATGCAG GAAAACAGAGCAAATCAAGTTCAAAAACATTACCCATAG TCCTCTCTGTGGTAGGTGCTATCGTTGCTATCATTGCAATTGGATGGTCAGTCTTCTTCTGTAGGCAAAGGAGAAAACAAAGAATTGCCCAGTCTGCAACACTCATTGAAATCAAAGACCTTCAGACTACTCCTTCGGCCAAATCTCTTACTACCACAACATCAACTCATTTCACCAAAAGCATACCTTCTTATCCCTCCTCGGGATTTGAGTCAGGAAAgggaagcacctactttggagttCAGGTCTTTAACTATAGAGAACTCGAGGAGGCCACTGATAATTTTAATCCATCCAGAGAACTCGGAGATGGAGGCTTCGGTACTGTATACTACG GCACACTTCAAGATGGTCGTGTAGTGGCAGTTAAGAGACTATATGAAAACAATTTTAAGCGTGTTGAGCAGTTTATGAATGAAGTTGAAATCCTGACAAAATTAAATCATAAAAACCTAGTAAAGTTGTACGGATGCACTTCAAAGAGAAGCCGAGACCTCATCCTTGTCTATGAATATATACCAAATGGAACAGTAGCTGATCATCTACACGGTAAACAAGCAAATTCAGGTTTGCTCTCTTGGTCTGTCAGATTGAAGATTGCCATAGAAACAGCTGAAGCGTTGGCTTATCTGCATGTCTCTGGTATCATTCATCGTGATGTCAAAAGTAACAACATTCTCCTGGACAACAGCTTCTGCGTCAAAGTTGCTGATTTTGGGTTGTCTAGATTGAATCCAAATAATGCCACTCACGTTTCGACCGCTCCACAAGGGACACCTGGATATGTTGATCCTGAGTATTACAAACTTTTCCAACTCACTGACAAGAGTGATGTCTATAGTTTTGGAGTGGTCTTAGTTGAGCTTATATCTTCATTACCAGCTTTGGACACCAGCAGGGACCGATTTGATATAAATTTGGCTAGTATGGCTATCAGTAAAATCCAGAACCAGACAATCAACGAGTTAATTGATCGAAGACTAGGATTTGAAAGCAATACTTCAGTAGAAAAGATGACTACATTGGTGGCAGAGTTAGCATTCCGATGTTTGCAAGAGGAGAAGGATCTAAGACCGACAATGCAGGAAGTGGTTGAAACATTGAAGGGGATACAATATGAAGATTCTGATGTTCAGAAAACGGGAGTATTGGACATTGTGGCGGAGGAGGTTGCACCCTTGAAGGGTAAGGGAGGTTCATTCTCACCAGATTCGGTGGCTGACAAATGGATTAGCAACTCCACATCTATTCATAGTGAAGAGATTATGGTTACATACTGA